One window of the Synechococcus sp. CC9311 genome contains the following:
- a CDS encoding carbon-nitrogen hydrolase family protein, whose translation MSDFLAAALQLTSTTDPESNFAAAEEQIDLAARRGAELVALPENFAFMGDDAQRLEVAPALSEQASRFLVTMARRYQIVVLGGGFPVPTGDGQHHFQRSQLVGRDGQVLASYDKIHLFDVDLPDGSSYRESASFSPGMSPPPVVDVPGLCRVGLSICYDVRFPELYRHLVGAGAELLMIPAAFTAFTGKDHWQVLLQSRAIENTAYVLAPAQTGVHYMRRQSHGHSMVVDPWGTVLSDAGVAPGAAIAPVDPSHLQRIRGQMPSLKHRQPALF comes from the coding sequence GTGAGTGACTTTTTGGCTGCGGCCCTGCAACTCACCAGCACAACAGACCCTGAAAGCAATTTTGCGGCCGCTGAGGAGCAAATTGATTTAGCGGCACGTCGTGGCGCAGAGCTTGTCGCTCTGCCCGAAAACTTCGCTTTTATGGGAGACGACGCACAGCGACTCGAAGTTGCACCGGCGTTGTCTGAACAGGCGTCTCGCTTTCTGGTCACGATGGCTCGCCGGTACCAGATCGTTGTTCTAGGTGGAGGGTTTCCCGTTCCCACAGGTGATGGGCAACACCATTTTCAAAGGTCACAACTCGTAGGCCGTGATGGTCAAGTCTTGGCGAGTTACGACAAAATCCATCTCTTTGACGTAGATCTCCCAGACGGGAGCTCGTACCGGGAATCAGCGAGCTTTAGCCCAGGAATGTCGCCCCCTCCCGTTGTCGATGTGCCTGGACTGTGTCGGGTGGGGCTATCCATTTGCTACGACGTGCGCTTCCCTGAGCTGTATCGCCATCTCGTTGGAGCCGGAGCCGAGTTGTTAATGATTCCCGCTGCCTTCACAGCCTTTACAGGTAAGGATCATTGGCAGGTCTTGCTCCAGTCTCGGGCGATCGAAAACACGGCATACGTGCTGGCACCAGCCCAAACGGGCGTGCATTACATGCGCAGACAGAGCCACGGTCATTCCATGGTGGTGGACCCTTGGGGAACGGTGTTGTCCGATGCTGGGGTTGCGCCAGGAGCAGCCATCGCTCCGGTTGACCCAAGCCATCTCCAACGCATCCGCGGCCAGATGCCGAGCCTGAAGCACCGCCAACCCGCGTTGTTCTGA